Proteins encoded within one genomic window of Desulfovibrio sp. X2:
- the rpsH gene encoding 30S ribosomal protein S8, translating to MAVCDPVADMLARLRNAHQGLHAHVNVPVSKMKADLARILKEEGFIADYEVGERDMVITLKYAGGKPVINGAKKISTPGRRVYVGVGDIPRVRNGLGICVLSTSRGILEGNRAATEKVGGELLCEIW from the coding sequence ATGGCTGTCTGTGATCCCGTGGCCGACATGCTGGCCCGCCTGCGCAACGCGCATCAGGGCCTCCACGCCCACGTCAACGTGCCGGTTTCCAAGATGAAGGCCGACCTCGCGCGCATCCTGAAGGAAGAAGGCTTCATCGCCGACTACGAAGTGGGCGAGCGCGATATGGTCATCACCCTGAAATATGCGGGCGGCAAGCCGGTCATCAACGGCGCCAAGAAGATCAGCACCCCCGGCCGTCGTGTCTACGTCGGCGTGGGTGACATCCCCCGCGTCCGCAACGGCCTGGGCATCTGTGTCCTGTCGACCTCCCGGGGCATTCTGGAAGGCAACAGGGCCGCCACCGAGAAGGTCGGCGGCGAGCTGCTCTGCGAAATCTGGTAA
- the rplF gene encoding 50S ribosomal protein L6 has translation MSRIGKKHIELPSGVEVKVGDEVVEVKGPKGALTTPRHAKVAYAVEGNQVNITRVDESRAAREQHGLRRTLLANCVEGVTKGYQKELEVVGVGYKLQVQGKSVVLSVGYSHPVNFPLPAGIEAKAEGNKLTIMGIDKQLVGEVAAQIRRVRPPEPFKGKGIKYANEHIRRKAGKSGGKK, from the coding sequence ATGTCCCGAATCGGCAAGAAGCATATCGAGCTCCCCAGCGGAGTCGAAGTCAAGGTCGGCGACGAGGTCGTCGAGGTGAAGGGCCCCAAGGGCGCCCTCACGACCCCCCGGCACGCGAAGGTCGCGTACGCGGTCGAGGGCAATCAGGTCAACATCACCCGTGTTGACGAATCCCGTGCCGCCCGCGAGCAGCACGGTCTGCGCCGCACCCTGCTGGCCAACTGCGTCGAGGGTGTGACCAAGGGCTACCAGAAGGAGCTCGAGGTCGTGGGCGTGGGCTACAAGCTTCAGGTCCAGGGCAAGAGCGTGGTGCTCTCCGTGGGCTATTCCCATCCGGTCAACTTCCCCCTGCCTGCCGGTATTGAAGCCAAGGCCGAGGGCAACAAGCTGACCATCATGGGCATCGACAAGCAACTGGTCGGCGAGGTGGCTGCTCAGATTCGCCGCGTGCGTCCGCCCGAGCCCTTCAAGGGCAAGGGCATCAAGTACGCGAATGAGCATATCCGCCGCAAGGCCGGCAAGTCCGGCGGCAAGAAGTAA
- the rplR gene encoding 50S ribosomal protein L18 has translation MKLTKEERRKRRKFRIRKKISGSVGCPRLVVFRSNKHIYAQLVNDETGKTLVSSSTLSLNKGGSTLKLDKDGATSVGKDVAEKAKAMNIEAVVFDRNGYKYHGRIKALADGAREAGLKF, from the coding sequence ATGAAGCTGACCAAGGAAGAACGGCGCAAGCGCCGCAAGTTCCGGATCCGTAAGAAGATCTCCGGTTCGGTGGGCTGCCCGCGCCTGGTGGTCTTCCGCTCCAACAAGCACATCTACGCCCAGCTGGTGAACGACGAGACCGGCAAGACCCTCGTCTCCTCGTCCACCCTGTCCCTGAACAAGGGCGGTTCCACGCTGAAGCTGGACAAGGACGGCGCCACGAGCGTCGGCAAGGATGTGGCCGAGAAGGCCAAGGCCATGAACATCGAGGCCGTTGTCTTCGATCGTAACGGCTACAAGTACCACGGCCGCATCAAAGCGCTGGCCGATGGCGCTCGTGAAGCCGGACTGAAATTCTAA
- the rpsE gene encoding 30S ribosomal protein S5 produces MAETNDTGHIEKIVYLNRVAKVVKGGRRFSFSALVVVGDGNGHVGVGLGKANEVPEAIRKASDRAKKEMIEVPLIDGTLPYEILGIFGAATVLLKPASKGTGIIAGGPVRAIMEAAGVHDILTKAIGTNNPHNVLKATMAGLAEITSADVVSDIRGKALSTPRK; encoded by the coding sequence ATGGCCGAGACCAACGATACCGGACACATTGAAAAGATCGTCTATCTCAACCGCGTCGCCAAGGTCGTCAAGGGCGGTCGTCGGTTCAGCTTCAGCGCCCTGGTCGTCGTCGGTGACGGCAACGGGCACGTGGGCGTCGGACTGGGCAAGGCCAACGAGGTGCCCGAGGCCATTCGCAAGGCCTCTGACCGCGCCAAGAAGGAGATGATCGAGGTTCCTCTGATCGACGGCACCCTGCCGTACGAGATCCTCGGCATCTTCGGCGCCGCCACGGTGCTGCTCAAGCCCGCCAGCAAGGGTACCGGCATCATCGCCGGCGGCCCGGTGCGTGCGATCATGGAAGCCGCCGGCGTGCACGACATCCTGACCAAGGCCATCGGGACCAACAATCCCCATAACGTGCTCAAGGCCACCATGGCCGGCCTGGCCGAGATCACGAGCGCCGACGTGGTGTCCGACATCCGCGGCAAGGCGCTGTCCACCCCGCGGAAGTAA
- the rpmD gene encoding 50S ribosomal protein L30 produces MKIMKKRSTIGATPKQRKVLEALGLRKIRQVKEMPDNDAVRGMVKQVEHLVEVVD; encoded by the coding sequence ATGAAGATCATGAAGAAGCGCAGCACAATCGGCGCCACGCCCAAGCAGCGGAAGGTGCTCGAGGCCCTGGGCCTGCGCAAGATCCGTCAGGTCAAGGAAATGCCGGACAATGATGCCGTTCGCGGCATGGTGAAGCAGGTGGAGCACCTGGTGGAGGTTGTGGACTAA
- the rplO gene encoding 50S ribosomal protein L15 has protein sequence MQLHELYPFPEERQTRKRVGRGKGSGLGKTSGKGHKGQRARSGGGKKAGFEGGQMPLQRRLPKRGFKNLTRVEYAPVNLDTLLAAFEGVSEITVEAIYEKGLCAERLPVKVLGRGELSAAVTIEAHRFSGSAKEKIEKAGGTAKALEA, from the coding sequence ATGCAGCTGCACGAACTGTATCCGTTCCCCGAGGAACGTCAGACCAGGAAGCGCGTCGGCCGCGGCAAGGGGTCCGGCCTGGGCAAGACTTCCGGCAAGGGCCACAAGGGCCAGCGCGCCCGCTCCGGCGGCGGCAAGAAGGCCGGCTTCGAAGGCGGCCAGATGCCCCTGCAGCGCCGCCTGCCCAAGCGCGGCTTCAAGAACCTGACCCGCGTCGAGTACGCGCCGGTCAACCTCGACACCCTGCTCGCGGCCTTCGAGGGCGTGAGCGAGATCACGGTCGAGGCGATCTACGAGAAGGGGCTTTGCGCCGAACGCCTTCCCGTGAAGGTGCTCGGACGTGGCGAGCTCTCCGCTGCGGTGACCATCGAGGCTCATCGCTTCAGCGGCAGCGCCAAGGAAAAGATCGAGAAGGCCGGCGGAACGGCCAAGGCCCTGGAAGCCTAA
- the secY gene encoding preprotein translocase subunit SecY, with the protein MASLGVENIGKLPELRRKLFWTFALLAFYRVGIHIPVPGVDTAALSEFFKSASNTLFGLFDMFSGGGLSRISIFALGIMPYISASIIIQLLGVVSPELARMQKEDGAQGQKKITQYTRYGTVLITLVQGMGIAIGLESMTSPTGMPVVLAPGWAFRFTTVLTLTAGTILIMWIGEQITEKGLGNGISLIIFAGIVASLPRALTNSFRLLSAGELSLFVALILGAIMLGVLVIIVFIERGQRRIPIQYAKRQMGRKMYGGQSSHLPLRVNTAGVIPPIFASSILMFPGTIAQFSGVKWLQQAATWFTPSSVLYNVVFVGLIVFFCYFYTAIIFDPSQIADNLKKGGGFIPGIRPGAKTKEYIDRVLARITLWGALYISVICVLPMIFITQFKVPFYFGGTSLLIVVGVAMDFMGQLESHLISRQYQGLMDKAGRVKGRR; encoded by the coding sequence ATGGCCTCTCTCGGAGTCGAGAATATCGGCAAGCTGCCGGAGCTGCGCAGGAAGCTGTTTTGGACCTTCGCGCTCCTGGCCTTCTACAGGGTCGGTATCCACATCCCGGTTCCCGGGGTGGATACCGCCGCCCTGTCGGAGTTCTTCAAGAGCGCCAGCAACACGCTCTTCGGGCTCTTTGACATGTTCTCCGGCGGCGGTCTGTCGCGGATCTCCATCTTCGCCCTGGGCATCATGCCCTACATCTCGGCCTCCATCATCATCCAGCTGCTCGGCGTGGTCAGTCCCGAACTGGCGCGCATGCAGAAGGAAGACGGGGCCCAGGGGCAGAAGAAGATCACACAGTACACCCGTTACGGCACCGTGCTCATCACCCTGGTCCAGGGCATGGGCATCGCCATCGGCCTGGAGAGCATGACCAGCCCCACGGGTATGCCCGTGGTCCTTGCTCCCGGATGGGCCTTCCGCTTCACCACGGTCCTGACCCTGACCGCAGGCACGATCCTGATCATGTGGATCGGCGAGCAGATTACGGAAAAGGGACTCGGCAACGGCATTTCGCTCATCATCTTCGCGGGTATCGTCGCCTCGCTGCCCCGTGCGTTGACGAACTCCTTCCGCCTCCTGTCCGCTGGCGAGCTGAGCCTCTTCGTGGCGCTCATCCTCGGCGCGATCATGCTCGGCGTGTTGGTGATCATCGTCTTCATCGAGCGCGGCCAGCGGCGCATACCCATCCAGTACGCCAAACGGCAGATGGGGCGGAAGATGTACGGCGGCCAGTCCTCGCACCTGCCGCTGCGCGTGAACACCGCGGGCGTCATTCCGCCGATCTTCGCCTCCTCGATCCTGATGTTCCCGGGCACCATCGCCCAGTTCTCCGGCGTGAAGTGGCTGCAGCAGGCCGCCACCTGGTTCACGCCCTCGTCGGTCCTGTACAACGTCGTCTTCGTGGGCCTCATCGTCTTCTTCTGCTACTTCTACACCGCGATCATCTTCGATCCGAGCCAGATCGCGGACAATCTGAAGAAGGGCGGCGGCTTCATTCCCGGTATCCGGCCCGGGGCGAAGACCAAGGAATACATCGACCGCGTGCTGGCGCGCATCACCCTGTGGGGCGCCCTGTACATCTCCGTGATCTGCGTCCTGCCGATGATCTTCATCACGCAGTTCAAGGTGCCTTTCTATTTCGGCGGCACGTCGCTTCTGATCGTCGTCGGCGTGGCCATGGATTTCATGGGCCAGCTTGAATCGCACCTCATTTCGCGCCAGTATCAGGGTCTGATGGACAAGGCCGGAAGGGTCAAGGGCAGGCGCTAG
- the map gene encoding type I methionyl aminopeptidase, giving the protein MKKFRGIFIKNAAEIGLMREANRIVARILDALEQAVRPGITTMFFEDIAQEKCREFGVKPAFQGYHGFPYALCCSVNEEVVHGFPSQRTLVEGDIVSVDMGVVYEGFYGDSARTFTVGEVSATANALLEITRESLYRGIEQARPGNELYDISRAVQEYVEGRGFSVVRRFVGHGIGRSLHEKPEVPNFVPSRSPSLPLKAGMVLAIEPMVTVGSPEVKVLDDNWTAVTRDGSLSAHFEHTVVVTGEGPEILSL; this is encoded by the coding sequence GTGAAGAAGTTCCGCGGCATCTTTATTAAGAACGCCGCTGAAATCGGGCTTATGCGCGAGGCCAACCGTATCGTGGCCCGCATCCTGGACGCGCTCGAACAGGCGGTCCGTCCGGGGATCACGACGATGTTCTTTGAAGATATCGCCCAGGAGAAATGCCGTGAGTTCGGGGTCAAACCCGCCTTCCAGGGATACCACGGCTTTCCCTACGCCCTGTGCTGCTCGGTGAACGAGGAGGTCGTCCACGGCTTCCCGTCCCAGCGGACGCTCGTCGAAGGAGACATCGTGAGCGTCGACATGGGCGTGGTCTACGAAGGGTTCTACGGCGATTCCGCCAGGACCTTTACAGTGGGCGAAGTTTCGGCTACAGCTAACGCCCTTCTCGAAATCACCCGGGAATCGCTTTACCGGGGGATCGAGCAGGCGAGGCCAGGCAACGAGCTGTACGACATCTCCCGCGCCGTCCAGGAATACGTGGAGGGCAGGGGATTCAGTGTCGTACGGCGTTTTGTCGGCCACGGCATAGGAAGGAGTCTGCACGAGAAGCCCGAGGTTCCGAACTTCGTGCCGTCGCGCTCGCCGTCCTTGCCGCTGAAGGCCGGGATGGTTCTGGCAATAGAGCCGATGGTCACTGTCGGCTCGCCCGAGGTGAAGGTACTGGACGACAATTGGACCGCTGTCACCAGGGATGGAAGTTTGTCGGCTCATTTCGAGCATACCGTCGTGGTGACGGGAGAAGGTCCTGAGATATTGAGCCTGTGA
- the rpmJ gene encoding 50S ribosomal protein L36: MKVRPSVKKICPKCKIIKRKGVLRVICENPRHKQRQG; encoded by the coding sequence ATGAAGGTGAGGCCGTCGGTCAAAAAGATTTGCCCCAAGTGCAAGATCATCAAACGCAAGGGCGTGCTGCGCGTCATTTGCGAAAACCCCAGGCACAAGCAGCGCCAGGGTTAA
- the rpsM gene encoding 30S ribosomal protein S13, translated as MARIAGVELPRNKRLDIALTYIFGIGRTTALKICDATGVEWNKNADDLTNDEVNILRKEIETTHKVEGDLRRDVTGNIKRLMEIGCYRGLRHRKGLPVRGQSTHANARTRKGPRPSVVGRKKKGK; from the coding sequence GTGGCTCGTATCGCAGGAGTCGAACTGCCCAGGAACAAGCGGTTGGACATCGCTTTGACCTACATTTTCGGTATCGGTCGCACCACCGCGCTCAAGATCTGTGACGCCACCGGCGTCGAGTGGAACAAGAACGCCGATGACCTGACCAACGACGAGGTCAACATTCTCCGCAAGGAGATCGAGACCACGCACAAGGTCGAGGGCGATCTTCGCCGCGACGTGACCGGGAATATCAAGCGGCTGATGGAAATCGGCTGCTATCGTGGCCTGCGCCATCGCAAGGGTCTTCCCGTGCGCGGCCAGAGCACGCACGCCAACGCCCGCACCCGCAAGGGACCGCGTCCGAGCGTTGTCGGGCGCAAGAAGAAAGGCAAGTAG
- the rpsK gene encoding 30S ribosomal protein S11: MAKARRVTKKKEKKNIPTGIAHIQASFNNTIITFTDMRGNVVSWASSGGSGFKGSRKSTPFAAQIAAETAAKKAQENGMRSVGILVKGPGAGREAAMRAINNAGFKVTFIRDVTPIPHNGCRPPKRRRV; the protein is encoded by the coding sequence ATGGCCAAAGCGCGCCGTGTGACGAAGAAGAAAGAAAAGAAGAACATCCCGACTGGCATCGCCCATATCCAGGCGTCCTTCAACAACACCATCATCACCTTCACCGACATGAGGGGCAACGTGGTGTCCTGGGCGTCCTCGGGCGGCAGCGGGTTCAAGGGGTCGCGCAAGTCGACTCCTTTCGCCGCGCAGATCGCCGCCGAGACTGCCGCCAAGAAGGCGCAGGAGAACGGTATGCGTTCCGTCGGCATCCTGGTCAAAGGCCCCGGCGCCGGCCGTGAAGCGGCCATGCGTGCCATCAACAACGCTGGCTTCAAGGTCACCTTCATTCGCGACGTGACGCCCATTCCCCACAACGGCTGCCGTCCGCCGAAGCGCCGCCGCGTTTAA
- the rpsD gene encoding 30S ribosomal protein S4, whose amino-acid sequence MARYDGPKCRVCRREGGKLFLKGDRCYTDKCAYERRPYVPGQHGRGRGKMSDYAVMLREKQKVRRMYGVLEHQFRLYFQEADRQKGVTGHNLLALLEQRLDNVVFRMGFANSRDQARQLVRHGIFTLNNRRVNIPSMQVKPGDVLLVREESRKVPVIQEAQQVIARRGCPEWLEVDGENFKGTVKASPRREDIQHPINEQLIVELYSK is encoded by the coding sequence TTGGCTCGCTATGATGGTCCCAAATGCCGGGTGTGCCGCCGCGAAGGTGGCAAGCTCTTTCTGAAGGGCGACCGCTGCTACACTGACAAGTGCGCTTACGAGCGCCGTCCGTACGTCCCCGGCCAGCACGGCCGTGGCCGCGGCAAGATGAGCGACTACGCCGTCATGCTGCGTGAGAAGCAGAAGGTCCGCCGCATGTATGGCGTGCTGGAGCACCAGTTCCGCCTGTATTTCCAGGAGGCCGACCGCCAGAAGGGCGTCACCGGTCACAACCTGCTGGCCCTGCTCGAGCAGCGGCTGGACAACGTTGTCTTCCGCATGGGCTTTGCAAACTCGCGCGACCAGGCCCGCCAGCTGGTGCGTCACGGCATCTTCACGCTCAACAACCGTCGCGTGAACATCCCGTCCATGCAGGTGAAGCCCGGCGACGTCCTTCTCGTGCGCGAGGAGTCCCGCAAGGTCCCCGTCATTCAGGAGGCCCAGCAGGTCATCGCCCGCCGCGGCTGCCCCGAGTGGCTCGAGGTCGATGGCGAGAACTTCAAGGGCACTGTGAAGGCTTCGCCGCGCCGCGAGGACATCCAGCACCCCATCAACGAACAGCTCATCGTCGAGTTGTACTCCAAGTAA
- a CDS encoding DNA-directed RNA polymerase subunit alpha: MLIQQGDKLINTRNWSELVKPEQLVKDTKSGNTYGKFVCEPLERGFGTTIGNALRRVLLSSLQGAAIVSARIEGVQHEFTTIPGVIEDVTDIVLNLKMVRLAMATEEPQTLVLHANKKGQVTASAIKETHNVRVLNPDQHIATLSDDVEFKVTLEVQMGKGYVPAEMHDQTQEIGLIALDASFSPVKKVAYAVEQARVGQMTNYDKLILEVWTDGSVSPEDAIAYSAKILKDQLSIFINFDEQTSEDERSGHAGSGEENENLFKSIDELELSVRATNCLKSANIRYVGELVQRGENEMLKTKNFGRKSLEEIRRVLDNMGLEFGVKIDNFEEKLQEWLKRKENNEA, translated from the coding sequence ATGCTCATCCAGCAAGGCGACAAGCTTATCAACACCCGGAACTGGTCCGAACTGGTCAAGCCCGAACAGCTGGTCAAGGATACCAAGTCGGGCAACACCTACGGCAAGTTCGTGTGCGAGCCGCTGGAGCGGGGCTTTGGCACCACCATCGGCAACGCGCTGCGCCGCGTGCTGCTGTCGTCCCTTCAGGGCGCCGCCATCGTCTCCGCCCGCATCGAGGGCGTGCAGCACGAGTTCACGACCATCCCCGGCGTGATCGAGGATGTCACTGACATCGTGCTGAACCTCAAGATGGTCCGCCTGGCCATGGCCACCGAGGAGCCGCAGACCCTCGTCCTGCACGCCAACAAGAAGGGCCAGGTGACTGCCTCCGCGATCAAGGAGACGCACAACGTGCGTGTCCTGAACCCGGACCAGCACATCGCAACCCTGTCCGACGACGTGGAGTTCAAGGTCACGCTCGAGGTGCAGATGGGCAAGGGCTACGTTCCGGCCGAGATGCACGATCAGACCCAGGAGATCGGCCTGATCGCCCTGGACGCCAGCTTCTCCCCCGTGAAGAAGGTGGCCTACGCGGTGGAGCAGGCCCGTGTCGGTCAGATGACCAACTACGACAAGCTCATCCTCGAGGTCTGGACCGACGGTTCCGTGAGCCCCGAGGACGCCATCGCCTACAGCGCGAAGATCCTCAAGGACCAGCTCTCGATCTTCATCAACTTCGACGAGCAGACCAGCGAGGACGAGCGTTCGGGCCACGCGGGCTCGGGCGAGGAGAACGAGAACCTCTTCAAGTCCATCGACGAGCTCGAACTCTCCGTGCGCGCCACCAACTGCCTGAAGAGCGCCAACATCCGCTACGTGGGCGAACTGGTGCAGCGCGGTGAGAACGAGATGCTGAAGACCAAGAACTTCGGCCGCAAGTCGCTGGAGGAGATCCGCCGCGTCCTGGACAACATGGGCCTGGAATTCGGGGTCAAGATCGACAATTTCGAGGAAAAACTCCAGGAATGGCTGAAGAGGAAAGAGAACAATGAGGCATAA